Proteins encoded by one window of Sulfurospirillum barnesii SES-3:
- a CDS encoding DUF6394 family protein, translating into MNLDKVISGFFIILAMTLNFGFFYGDLTDLEVHSKYELFAALVVNIIATTLKIGDKTQLGSVLLASSFVADIQLIAAASIWTIASYAYAIDKEISSVIISLSGGALLANITSVLLYIGDTLKSKR; encoded by the coding sequence ATGAATTTAGATAAAGTGATTTCAGGTTTTTTTATTATTTTAGCGATGACGCTTAATTTTGGTTTTTTTTACGGTGATTTAACCGATTTAGAAGTACACAGTAAATATGAACTTTTTGCTGCCCTTGTTGTGAACATCATTGCAACAACACTTAAAATTGGTGATAAAACACAATTAGGCTCTGTACTTTTAGCCAGCAGTTTCGTTGCTGATATTCAACTGATCGCAGCAGCATCCATTTGGACAATTGCAAGCTATGCTTATGCCATCGATAAAGAAATTTCATCGGTGATTATTAGTCTTAGCGGTGGTGCTTTGCTTGCGAATATTACGAGTGTATTGCTCTATATTGGTGACACACTCAAATCGAAACGCTAA
- a CDS encoding ion channel — protein MKNSSLWLILQRMRAPFLVIILTYTISIIGLLLIKGVDNEGNPYQLTIFDAFYFISYTATTIGFGETPFTFTYPQRMWVSIAIFITVTGWFYSLGSLVALLQDKLFLEEFSRAKFRRNIAYLKERYIIILGYNSITSEIIKKANESGLRSVVIEKEEEKRNHLLLENFTPPCVLFKCGCS, from the coding sequence GTGAAAAATAGCTCGCTATGGCTTATTTTGCAAAGGATGCGCGCTCCTTTTTTGGTTATTATTCTTACATACACTATTTCCATTATTGGTCTTTTACTGATTAAAGGTGTTGATAACGAGGGAAATCCCTATCAATTAACTATTTTTGATGCGTTTTATTTTATAAGCTATACTGCAACAACCATAGGATTTGGTGAAACGCCTTTTACATTCACGTATCCTCAGCGTATGTGGGTTTCTATTGCTATTTTTATAACCGTGACTGGATGGTTTTACAGTCTAGGCTCTTTGGTGGCATTGCTACAAGACAAACTCTTTTTAGAAGAATTTTCTCGTGCAAAATTTAGACGCAATATCGCTTATCTGAAAGAGCGGTATATTATCATTTTAGGATACAACTCCATCACCAGTGAAATCATCAAAAAAGCAAATGAGTCTGGCTTACGCTCCGTAGTCATCGAGAAAGAAGAAGAAAAACGTAACCATCTTTTATTAGAAAATTTTACACCCCCCTGTGTATTGTTTAAATGCGGATGTTCATAA